In Brevibacillus brevis, a genomic segment contains:
- a CDS encoding VOC family protein — translation MELAFDHIVHLVQDPVEAAAHFRAHGLHALEGGRHANWGTYNSLCYFDLSYIEFLGIFNRTLAEAEQENLLVRDSARRLPNQEGFARIALRTKDIVRTASQLKERGLHVIGPFLGSRVRPDGKHLEWSMLFVESEDSALSLPFFIQWGESDAERRMDLQERGVIAPHSIGQLSLGAVKFAVKDLDRCVQQWSNWFGLEAGETYHDESLHAACKTLQLPGGNLVFCSPTGNGAVTEILDTQGETPFALEAIGSTRDRSIHLFGATYECKSIANDERGHGE, via the coding sequence ATGGAACTCGCTTTTGACCATATTGTTCATCTGGTTCAAGATCCTGTTGAAGCGGCTGCACATTTTCGGGCACATGGTCTTCATGCGCTTGAGGGCGGGCGGCATGCCAACTGGGGGACCTACAACTCACTTTGTTACTTTGATTTGAGCTATATCGAGTTTCTAGGCATTTTTAATCGGACGCTGGCGGAAGCGGAGCAGGAAAACCTGCTTGTTCGCGATAGCGCGAGGCGTCTGCCGAATCAGGAGGGGTTTGCCCGGATCGCTTTGCGGACAAAAGATATTGTGCGTACTGCCAGCCAACTGAAGGAGCGGGGGCTTCACGTGATCGGACCATTTCTAGGCAGCCGCGTTCGTCCGGATGGCAAGCATCTGGAATGGTCGATGCTGTTTGTCGAGTCAGAAGATTCTGCGCTTTCGCTTCCCTTTTTCATCCAATGGGGGGAATCGGATGCAGAGAGACGGATGGATTTACAAGAGCGCGGCGTCATTGCGCCGCATTCGATTGGGCAGCTTTCTCTTGGGGCGGTGAAGTTTGCTGTGAAAGATCTTGACCGCTGTGTGCAGCAATGGAGCAACTGGTTTGGCTTGGAGGCTGGTGAGACATATCACGATGAGAGCTTGCATGCGGCATGCAAAACGCTTCAGCTGCCAGGGGGAAATCTGGTGTTTTGCAGTCCGACAGGTAATGGAGCAGTGACGGAGATTCTCGATACACAGGGAGAAACACCATTCGCTCTTGAAGCGATCGGGTCTACCCGAGACCGCAGCATCCACTTGTTTGGAGCCACCTATGAATGCAAATCGATAGCGAATGACGAGAGGGGACATGGAGAATGA
- a CDS encoding branched-chain amino acid ABC transporter permease, producing MIVLEQLINGLALGGVYALIALGFTLIFGVLRLFHMSHGDVFMFSGYLVISVAVFGFGSLPLPIAILLGMAIAAVIGMGVERVAFRPYRKSNEIIPLISGIGMSLILQNLAILIWGPGQINYHLESGIGDFKLGSIQMSGVRIVILLACVVIVFLFNYWLYKTRTGRAVRATAIDPETASMMGIRPTMIILITFAVGSALAGAATVLVGALYGAIYPSFGFSMGLKAFAASMLGGLGNMTGAVLGGLILGVLEVFTAGYVNVAYQDAIAMTILIGVLLIRPNGILGKSVEEKL from the coding sequence ATGATTGTGCTTGAACAGCTGATAAACGGGCTTGCGCTCGGAGGGGTTTACGCCCTCATCGCTTTAGGCTTTACGCTCATTTTCGGCGTACTCCGCCTGTTTCATATGTCGCACGGCGATGTGTTCATGTTTTCCGGTTATCTCGTGATTTCCGTTGCTGTATTCGGTTTCGGGTCCCTGCCGCTGCCAATCGCCATCCTGCTCGGGATGGCGATTGCGGCCGTTATCGGGATGGGGGTGGAACGAGTGGCATTTCGTCCGTACCGCAAATCAAACGAGATTATCCCTTTGATCAGCGGAATCGGAATGTCATTGATCCTGCAAAACCTGGCGATCCTCATCTGGGGGCCAGGGCAAATCAACTACCATTTGGAGAGCGGAATCGGCGACTTCAAGCTGGGCTCGATCCAAATGAGCGGGGTGCGCATCGTCATTTTGCTTGCGTGCGTCGTCATCGTTTTTTTGTTTAACTACTGGCTGTATAAAACAAGGACTGGCCGTGCGGTTCGGGCGACGGCGATCGATCCGGAAACCGCCAGCATGATGGGAATCAGGCCGACCATGATCATTCTGATTACCTTTGCGGTAGGGTCCGCGCTTGCAGGGGCAGCGACCGTATTGGTGGGCGCTCTGTACGGTGCGATCTATCCGTCTTTCGGATTTTCGATGGGGCTCAAGGCATTCGCTGCTTCCATGCTGGGCGGCTTAGGCAATATGACCGGAGCTGTCCTTGGCGGACTGATTCTGGGCGTGCTGGAGGTCTTTACCGCAGGGTATGTGAATGTAGCCTATCAAGATGCGATTGCGATGACGATTCTTATCGGTGTGCTGTTGATTCGTCCCAATGGAATTCTCGGGAAGTCGGTGGAGGAGAAACTATGA
- a CDS encoding ABC transporter substrate-binding protein has protein sequence MKKKWPFASSALVALSLLVLAGCGSQKAASDTGSGQGGSSDKGDIVIAVAGPMSGDGAEYGKAFQEGAELAVSQFNEKGGYEGRKVKIVLGDDKNDPKEAANVAQKLSSDESVVAVIGHWSSSATFAGIPIYNRSKVPMITPTASHPDITKKENEWIFRSSTTQDLEGKNLADYAVNKLKHKNIAVLYVNSDWGKSNATSFKKYAEEFGANVVGYESYPPGQSIDYTAALTKVKGLNPDLIYLGSLYNEGVLIIKQAKEMGIQAEFMGASPFASDGFLQAKDVVEGVRLDSLFYPEADNERVKKFVADFKQKYAHDGGYFNALAYDATTAVLEGIKNGGPTRQGIRDAMAKINGLPVVTGEIKFDDKRDDINKPYYNLVVENGKFVIAK, from the coding sequence ATGAAAAAGAAATGGCCTTTTGCATCGTCTGCACTCGTCGCATTGTCTCTGCTGGTGCTGGCAGGATGCGGCTCACAGAAAGCAGCAAGCGATACCGGAAGCGGACAGGGAGGCAGCAGCGATAAAGGCGACATTGTCATTGCCGTTGCGGGTCCCATGAGCGGTGACGGCGCCGAATACGGCAAAGCCTTCCAAGAAGGTGCTGAGCTGGCTGTTTCACAGTTCAATGAAAAAGGCGGATATGAGGGCCGGAAAGTCAAGATTGTCCTGGGCGATGACAAAAACGACCCCAAGGAAGCGGCAAACGTAGCCCAAAAGCTTTCATCGGATGAAAGTGTCGTGGCGGTGATCGGACATTGGAGCAGTTCTGCTACCTTTGCCGGGATCCCGATTTACAACCGCAGCAAGGTGCCGATGATCACGCCGACGGCATCGCACCCTGATATCACGAAGAAAGAGAACGAGTGGATTTTCCGCAGCTCCACCACCCAGGATCTCGAAGGGAAAAACCTCGCGGATTACGCAGTCAACAAGCTGAAGCACAAAAACATTGCAGTGCTCTATGTAAATTCGGATTGGGGCAAATCAAATGCGACCAGCTTTAAAAAATACGCGGAGGAATTCGGGGCAAACGTGGTCGGCTATGAGTCGTACCCGCCTGGACAAAGCATTGACTACACAGCGGCTCTGACAAAAGTGAAGGGCTTGAACCCTGATCTGATTTACCTGGGCAGCCTGTACAACGAAGGCGTCCTCATCATCAAGCAAGCGAAGGAAATGGGCATCCAGGCAGAATTCATGGGCGCGTCTCCATTCGCATCCGACGGTTTCCTGCAAGCGAAAGATGTGGTGGAAGGTGTTCGCTTGGACTCCCTGTTCTATCCGGAAGCGGATAACGAGCGCGTGAAAAAGTTTGTTGCCGATTTCAAACAGAAGTATGCTCACGATGGCGGCTATTTCAATGCACTTGCGTATGATGCCACCACGGCTGTTCTCGAAGGGATAAAGAACGGCGGCCCAACCCGCCAGGGCATCCGCGATGCGATGGCCAAAATCAATGGATTGCCTGTTGTCACGGGCGAAATCAAATTTGACGACAAACGGGATGACATCAACAAACCGTACTACAACCTGGTAGTGGAAAACGGCAAGTTTGTCATCGCGAAATAA
- a CDS encoding zinc-binding dehydrogenase: protein MKAALIVQHGDRSNLQVGEYPKPEPASGEVIISVKACGLNHLDIFVRRGIPGRHLELPHISGGDVSGVIAEVGADVTNVKVGDRVLIDPLVHGQALGEDFTGGLAEYVKVPAVNCIPLPEDVSFEEAAALPIAYGTAWRMLITRGQIKLNETVLILGASGGVGTAAVQIAKLAGATVIAAAGSDEKLEKLKQLGADYVINYNKEDFSKEAWRISGKKGVDVVVDYTGKDTWPKSILATKKGGRVLTCGATTGFEAATDLRYVWVRELALLGSNGWERSDLEQLLSLVRSKKLIPVIDRILPLEEIREAHRVIEEREIFGKVIVTP from the coding sequence ATGAAAGCAGCGCTGATTGTACAGCACGGAGATCGCAGCAACTTGCAGGTAGGAGAGTATCCAAAGCCAGAGCCGGCGTCAGGCGAAGTGATTATTTCCGTGAAAGCATGCGGGCTCAATCACTTGGATATTTTTGTTCGACGGGGCATTCCGGGCAGGCATCTCGAATTGCCGCATATTTCTGGCGGTGACGTATCCGGCGTGATCGCAGAGGTCGGGGCCGATGTGACGAATGTGAAGGTAGGCGACCGCGTGCTGATCGACCCGCTCGTGCACGGCCAGGCATTGGGTGAGGACTTTACCGGCGGCTTGGCTGAATATGTCAAAGTTCCTGCGGTCAATTGCATCCCGCTGCCGGAAGACGTCTCCTTTGAAGAGGCTGCGGCTTTGCCGATCGCGTACGGCACGGCATGGCGGATGCTAATCACGAGAGGACAGATCAAGCTGAATGAAACCGTTTTGATTCTGGGCGCCAGCGGCGGGGTTGGAACGGCTGCCGTACAGATCGCCAAACTGGCCGGCGCGACGGTGATTGCAGCGGCGGGCTCGGATGAAAAGCTGGAGAAATTGAAGCAGCTCGGCGCGGATTACGTGATCAACTACAACAAAGAAGATTTCTCGAAGGAAGCGTGGCGGATCAGCGGCAAGAAAGGGGTCGACGTGGTCGTCGATTACACCGGAAAAGACACATGGCCCAAAAGCATACTGGCGACGAAAAAGGGCGGTCGCGTCCTGACGTGCGGGGCGACCACCGGATTTGAAGCAGCGACCGACCTGCGCTACGTATGGGTCCGTGAGCTGGCGCTTCTGGGCTCTAACGGGTGGGAAAGAAGCGATTTGGAACAGCTGCTCTCCCTCGTACGCTCCAAAAAACTGATCCCTGTAATCGACCGCATCCTTCCTTTGGAAGAGATTCGGGAAGCGCATCGCGTCATCGAAGAGCGTGAAATCTTTGGGAAGGTGATTGTCACGCCGTGA
- a CDS encoding amino acid ABC transporter permease, producing MPSIAHVIEELFRTLPLFMKPLLLTFQLTIASVVAGTVIGLLVALLKVSKLPGGSFLANLYITVIRGTPLIVQIFVLYFGFYKVIDLGQFWSAALALAVHSGAYIAEIFRGAIQSIDKGQMEAGLSLGMSSAQTMRRIILPQALKRSVPPLGNQFILSLKESSLAAFIAMDELFSMARRLSAETFDEMTFFLIVALYYLVIVMLFTYVVERMERRMAKGD from the coding sequence GTGCCCAGCATTGCTCACGTCATAGAAGAGTTGTTTCGCACCCTGCCGTTGTTCATGAAGCCGTTGCTCCTGACCTTTCAGCTTACCATCGCGTCCGTCGTGGCCGGGACGGTGATCGGTCTGCTCGTGGCGCTGTTGAAGGTCTCCAAGCTTCCGGGCGGGAGCTTCCTGGCCAATTTGTACATCACTGTCATTCGGGGGACTCCCTTGATCGTACAAATCTTTGTGCTCTATTTCGGTTTTTACAAAGTGATCGACCTCGGCCAGTTTTGGTCGGCCGCGCTTGCCTTGGCCGTGCACAGCGGGGCGTACATCGCCGAGATTTTCCGCGGAGCGATCCAATCCATCGACAAGGGGCAAATGGAAGCGGGTCTTTCTCTCGGGATGTCTTCCGCACAGACGATGCGCCGCATCATTTTGCCTCAAGCGCTGAAGAGGTCGGTGCCGCCGCTTGGCAACCAATTCATCTTGTCGCTCAAGGAGTCGTCGCTTGCCGCTTTTATCGCCATGGATGAACTGTTCTCCATGGCACGCCGCCTGTCCGCGGAGACGTTCGATGAGATGACGTTCTTTTTGATCGTGGCTCTCTATTATTTGGTGATCGTGATGCTCTTTACGTATGTCGTCGAGAGGATGGAGCGCCGCATGGCCAAAGGGGACTAG
- a CDS encoding PaaI family thioesterase produces MSVDRERFLQILQRPRYHQFLQLSLEAVEEGYVKLRLPFREELLGDEADSYIHGGVIASLIDIAGDFALISVHGRGLPTVDLRVDYLRPGRKEDLIATATIVKNGRTLGISDIVVENDAGQKIAVGRALYSTQ; encoded by the coding sequence ATGTCAGTGGATCGTGAACGATTTCTCCAGATCTTGCAGCGTCCGCGTTACCATCAATTTCTCCAACTTTCACTGGAGGCAGTGGAGGAAGGGTATGTCAAGCTCAGGCTGCCATTCCGCGAAGAGCTCTTGGGAGATGAGGCGGACAGCTATATCCACGGCGGCGTGATTGCCTCACTGATCGATATTGCCGGTGACTTTGCCCTCATCAGCGTACATGGAAGAGGACTTCCGACGGTGGATTTGCGGGTCGATTACTTGCGTCCGGGGCGCAAGGAGGACCTCATCGCGACGGCAACCATCGTCAAAAATGGCCGTACGCTGGGCATCAGCGACATTGTGGTGGAAAATGATGCGGGACAAAAAATAGCGGTGGGCAGAGCGCTATACAGCACGCAGTAA
- a CDS encoding transporter substrate-binding domain-containing protein: MKKTVGSIWMLLLSVALFATGCAQSAPAGGSAGQGDAPAGNAAAMTKEAGVFTFAASGEYQPFSYFKDGQLTGFDIEIGNEIAKRLNLQPKPVTSPFSGIIAGVKEGRYDAAIASHAITEERRQQVDFADPYYLSGGQLFTRPDGSIETLEQLKGKEVAVALGTTHEKMAREYTDNIKTYDSDVTALRALEQGKHDVVITDSVVGEIAIQQGLKIKKSGAALTEVQHGIAVRKGNTELLAKINEALKQIHEDGTYLTLSQKYFNRDISKKD; encoded by the coding sequence ATGAAAAAAACAGTAGGGTCTATTTGGATGTTGCTATTGTCGGTAGCGCTTTTTGCGACGGGATGTGCCCAGTCGGCGCCTGCGGGAGGAAGCGCCGGACAGGGGGACGCTCCTGCGGGGAACGCTGCCGCAATGACCAAGGAAGCAGGCGTGTTCACTTTTGCCGCGTCCGGTGAATACCAGCCGTTCAGCTATTTCAAGGACGGGCAACTGACGGGCTTTGACATCGAGATCGGCAATGAGATCGCGAAACGTCTGAATCTTCAGCCGAAACCGGTGACGTCTCCCTTCTCCGGCATTATCGCAGGCGTAAAAGAAGGCCGATACGACGCTGCCATTGCCAGTCATGCCATCACGGAAGAGCGCAGACAGCAGGTGGATTTCGCCGACCCCTACTACCTGTCGGGCGGGCAGCTCTTTACCCGCCCGGACGGCTCGATTGAAACACTGGAGCAGCTGAAAGGCAAGGAAGTGGCGGTAGCCCTGGGTACGACCCACGAAAAGATGGCACGCGAATACACGGACAACATCAAGACCTACGACAGCGATGTGACGGCCCTGCGTGCGCTGGAGCAGGGAAAGCACGACGTCGTGATCACGGACAGCGTCGTCGGCGAAATCGCGATTCAGCAAGGCCTGAAAATCAAAAAAAGCGGCGCGGCGCTGACTGAGGTGCAGCACGGCATTGCGGTCCGCAAAGGAAACACGGAGCTTTTGGCCAAGATCAATGAAGCGCTCAAGCAAATCCATGAAGACGGGACGTACCTTACGCTCAGCCAAAAATACTTCAACCGCGATATCAGCAAAAAGGACTAG
- a CDS encoding amino acid ABC transporter ATP-binding protein, whose translation MIRVQNLRKSFGNQEVLKDVSLTVNKGEVAVLIGASGSGKSTLIRCINFLEIKDGGEIFLEGRAIDPKKDDLTRVRQKVGMVFQHFNLFPHKTVLENIMEAPLVVRKPNKEELQSEAIQLLRKVGLEDKAGVYPASLSGGQKQRVAIARSLAMKPDVMLFDEPTSALDPELVGEVLETMKQLAKEGMTMIIVTHEMGFARDVADFVAFMNQGRIIELAPPQEIFNQPKEERTREFLNRVL comes from the coding sequence ATGATTCGCGTGCAAAATCTGAGGAAAAGCTTCGGGAACCAGGAGGTGCTGAAGGACGTAAGCCTGACAGTGAACAAGGGCGAAGTGGCCGTGCTGATCGGCGCCAGCGGATCGGGGAAAAGCACGCTCATCCGGTGCATCAATTTTTTGGAAATCAAGGACGGGGGAGAGATCTTCCTCGAAGGGAGGGCGATCGATCCGAAGAAGGACGACCTGACCCGTGTGCGCCAGAAGGTAGGCATGGTGTTTCAGCACTTCAACCTGTTTCCCCACAAAACCGTTCTGGAGAACATCATGGAGGCCCCGCTGGTGGTACGGAAGCCGAATAAAGAGGAGCTGCAAAGCGAGGCCATCCAGCTGTTGCGAAAGGTAGGGCTGGAAGACAAAGCGGGAGTCTACCCCGCCAGCCTCTCCGGGGGCCAGAAGCAGCGGGTCGCGATTGCGCGGTCGCTGGCGATGAAACCGGACGTCATGCTGTTTGACGAGCCTACTTCCGCTCTCGATCCCGAGCTGGTGGGAGAGGTGCTGGAGACGATGAAGCAGCTCGCCAAGGAAGGGATGACCATGATCATCGTGACGCATGAGATGGGCTTCGCCCGGGATGTAGCGGACTTCGTCGCGTTCATGAATCAGGGGAGGATCATCGAGCTGGCGCCGCCGCAGGAGATCTTCAACCAGCCGAAGGAAGAGCGTACCCGAGAGTTTTTAAATCGAGTCTTGTAA
- a CDS encoding LytTR family DNA-binding domain-containing protein produces MLKVFIVDDEAPARLELRYLLEQFPDVSVIGEAGSGEEAIDSVLQLMPDAVFLDIHLQDRDGVDVGQELLESMVKPPVIIFASAYEIHAVRAYETDAIDYIVKPFSETRLEKTVNRVRKLLRAADPPQAAPLLEEQLQALLQNFLEDQQPRRIPVEKNGKIMLIDPGDIVYATLDGRYASIYTAGEKYATSFTLQELESRLSPKHFFRTHRAYIVNLSKTAELVPWFKGSIHLVMQDNRRTEIPVSRNVVKELKKRLGF; encoded by the coding sequence ATGCTAAAAGTGTTCATCGTGGATGATGAAGCGCCTGCCCGTCTGGAGCTGCGGTATTTGCTGGAGCAATTTCCCGACGTGTCGGTGATCGGAGAGGCAGGAAGCGGGGAGGAAGCGATTGACTCGGTGCTGCAGCTCATGCCGGATGCCGTTTTTCTGGACATCCACCTGCAGGACCGGGACGGCGTGGACGTCGGCCAGGAGCTCTTGGAATCGATGGTGAAGCCGCCGGTCATCATTTTTGCCAGCGCGTACGAAATTCACGCCGTTCGCGCCTATGAGACCGATGCCATCGATTACATCGTCAAGCCGTTCAGCGAGACCCGTCTGGAAAAAACGGTGAACCGCGTGCGAAAACTGCTCCGGGCCGCCGATCCACCGCAGGCGGCTCCCCTTCTCGAGGAACAGCTGCAAGCGCTCCTGCAAAACTTCCTGGAGGACCAGCAGCCGCGCCGGATCCCCGTGGAGAAAAACGGCAAGATCATGCTGATCGACCCGGGTGACATCGTATACGCCACGTTGGATGGCCGCTATGCCAGCATTTATACCGCGGGCGAAAAGTATGCGACCTCCTTCACGCTGCAGGAGCTGGAGAGCCGCTTGTCGCCCAAGCACTTCTTTCGGACCCATCGGGCTTATATCGTCAACCTTTCGAAAACCGCTGAGCTCGTACCGTGGTTCAAGGGATCGATCCACCTGGTCATGCAGGACAATCGGCGCACGGAAATTCCCGTGAGCCGCAACGTCGTCAAGGAGCTGAAAAAGCGGCTTGGATTTTGA
- a CDS encoding class I adenylate-forming enzyme family protein: MSTPSGNFGELTYEAMLLSPDKTAVISEGIELTYRQLDQRMNQAGQLFQRYGVRKGDRVAILFPNDIRYLEICFGLMRIGAVPLPLNIKLGNEALTYILRDSGAKVLVFHETMAEKAAELTDATALDHLFAASDTRSFPFAHSYDRLVAHMPVSLSIVPMASDDLCLLIYTSGSTGNPKGCMLTHGGQWWNADTNRKVIMLDRDDRALVAVPMYHKNAMINAVKPVLMAGASMVILPRFEPAEVAAAIHQHRCTYTTGVPAMYKMLLAHVKEEPRYDLSSLRFIICGSSEVPPELVSELRERLGVAILEAYGLTEGGPQVLVSPRWGIHKQGSAGLPLPDSEVRVVSTDGSNRVLPAGEVGELWVKNPGVAKGYWNLPQLSRERISEDGWLKTGDLVRLDEDGYGYIVGRKDDMMIIGGENAYPKEIENILLRHPEIEDVCVVAIAHEMKGKVPVAFVKTVRLSTLTEQSVKEYYIRNGPAYSHPRQVVFLDEMPLNGTGKINKAALVEMIAEERGDRHVSGS; the protein is encoded by the coding sequence GTGAGTACCCCTTCTGGAAACTTTGGAGAACTGACGTACGAGGCCATGCTTTTGTCCCCTGACAAGACAGCAGTCATTTCGGAAGGGATCGAATTGACCTACCGCCAGCTTGATCAACGAATGAATCAAGCGGGACAGCTGTTTCAGCGATATGGCGTCCGAAAGGGAGATCGTGTCGCGATTCTGTTCCCAAACGATATTCGCTACCTGGAAATCTGCTTCGGCTTGATGCGAATCGGCGCTGTGCCATTGCCGTTGAACATCAAGCTGGGAAATGAAGCTTTGACCTATATTCTGCGTGATAGCGGAGCAAAGGTCCTCGTATTCCATGAGACGATGGCGGAAAAAGCGGCAGAATTGACGGATGCGACAGCGCTCGATCATTTGTTTGCAGCTAGCGATACCCGGTCGTTTCCCTTTGCTCACAGCTATGACCGATTGGTGGCACACATGCCCGTCTCGCTTTCGATCGTACCAATGGCAAGCGACGATCTGTGCCTGTTGATTTACACATCCGGTTCGACGGGGAACCCCAAGGGCTGCATGCTGACACACGGCGGGCAATGGTGGAATGCCGATACCAATCGCAAAGTGATCATGCTGGACCGGGATGACCGTGCACTGGTAGCCGTGCCGATGTACCACAAAAACGCCATGATCAACGCGGTGAAACCAGTCCTGATGGCCGGGGCGTCCATGGTGATTCTCCCTCGATTTGAACCGGCGGAGGTGGCGGCCGCAATTCATCAACACCGATGCACTTATACGACAGGCGTTCCGGCCATGTACAAGATGCTGCTCGCCCATGTAAAGGAAGAGCCGCGTTACGATTTATCGTCCCTGCGTTTCATCATTTGCGGTTCCTCGGAAGTGCCACCTGAGCTCGTATCCGAGCTGCGGGAGCGATTGGGTGTCGCGATCCTGGAGGCATACGGCTTGACGGAGGGCGGACCACAGGTACTTGTATCGCCGAGATGGGGCATCCACAAGCAAGGCTCCGCCGGGTTGCCGCTTCCGGATAGCGAAGTCAGGGTCGTCAGCACGGATGGGTCTAACCGGGTGCTGCCAGCCGGCGAAGTGGGAGAGCTCTGGGTCAAAAACCCTGGGGTAGCGAAAGGGTATTGGAATTTGCCTCAGTTGTCCAGGGAGCGCATTTCAGAGGATGGCTGGCTGAAAACCGGCGATCTGGTGCGATTGGACGAGGATGGATACGGCTACATCGTGGGCCGCAAAGACGACATGATGATCATCGGCGGGGAAAACGCGTACCCCAAGGAAATCGAAAACATTTTGCTGCGCCACCCCGAAATTGAGGACGTATGCGTAGTGGCCATTGCCCATGAGATGAAAGGGAAGGTGCCGGTCGCCTTTGTAAAAACGGTACGACTGTCTACTTTAACGGAACAGTCCGTTAAAGAGTATTACATCCGGAACGGTCCGGCATACAGCCATCCCCGCCAAGTGGTGTTTCTCGACGAAATGCCGCTCAATGGCACAGGCAAGATCAACAAGGCAGCACTCGTAGAGATGATCGCAGAAGAAAGGGGGGACCGCCATGTCAGTGGATCGTGA
- a CDS encoding ECF transporter S component codes for MMPLAERTAVLIVAALLFTRVRAFRSILNQQATWREKAVMVLIFSAISILGTYNGIWYQDAIANSRVIGTVVAGLLAGPWVGLLTGLVAGIHRYSLGGFTDLACAISTISEGLIAGLIYQFQRNRQQEIGWRTALCVGFFAEWMQMGIILLVARPYADALALVQFISIPMSVVNSLGIAILVIIIDLVKKEEDRIGALQAQRTMQVADKTLSYLREGLTFDSARKVAEEILRTTRVAAVAITDTKTVLAHVGAGSSHHVVGEGITTKATQAVLDTRELMIAKSRDEIGCKESNCPLRYAILVPLMRRREVAGVLKLYQDRSRKLSAVDLELVRGLGNLISTQLELAELEKQSRLLADAEIKALHAQINPHFLFNALNTIVSFIRFRPEQARELLIHLGEYFRRNLHDSGGYVSLAEELEHIEAYLAIERARFGEKLQVKYDIEAGVERFVVPGLILQPLVENAVKHGLLPKREGGTVAIRARRTDGRTLELTVADDGVGMDKDPFVPAQDRTEGKRRLSGIGLSNVKSRLQSVYGQPYGIVIESVPGEGTTCVITLPVGVNADAKSVHRG; via the coding sequence ATGATGCCGCTGGCGGAGCGGACGGCTGTCCTTATCGTCGCTGCCTTGTTGTTTACGCGCGTCCGCGCTTTTCGCAGCATTTTGAACCAGCAGGCTACGTGGAGGGAAAAGGCCGTCATGGTGCTGATCTTCTCCGCGATTTCCATTTTGGGTACCTACAACGGCATCTGGTACCAGGATGCCATCGCCAACTCGCGGGTCATCGGCACAGTGGTGGCGGGTCTCCTGGCAGGGCCGTGGGTCGGCCTTTTGACCGGCCTTGTTGCGGGCATCCACCGCTATTCTCTCGGGGGCTTTACGGATCTGGCGTGCGCTATTTCCACGATCAGCGAAGGCTTGATCGCGGGCTTGATCTACCAGTTTCAGCGCAACCGCCAGCAGGAAATCGGCTGGAGGACCGCTCTGTGCGTCGGATTTTTCGCAGAGTGGATGCAGATGGGAATCATTTTGCTGGTCGCCCGCCCTTACGCCGATGCGCTGGCGCTCGTGCAGTTCATCAGCATCCCGATGTCCGTCGTGAATTCGCTCGGGATCGCCATCCTGGTCATCATTATCGATTTAGTCAAAAAAGAGGAGGACCGGATCGGCGCACTGCAGGCACAGAGGACGATGCAGGTCGCGGACAAGACTCTCTCGTATTTGCGGGAAGGCCTGACCTTTGATTCGGCGCGGAAGGTCGCGGAAGAAATCTTGCGCACGACGCGCGTGGCAGCCGTGGCGATCACGGATACGAAGACCGTCCTGGCCCATGTCGGAGCGGGCTCGTCCCATCATGTGGTGGGCGAGGGGATCACGACCAAAGCGACGCAAGCGGTGCTGGACACCCGTGAGCTGATGATCGCCAAGAGCCGGGACGAAATCGGCTGCAAGGAGTCCAACTGCCCCTTGCGCTATGCCATCCTCGTGCCGCTGATGCGCAGGCGCGAGGTCGCCGGGGTCCTGAAGCTGTACCAGGATCGCTCCCGCAAGCTGTCCGCCGTCGATCTGGAGCTCGTCCGAGGACTCGGCAACCTCATCTCGACACAGCTCGAGCTGGCGGAGCTGGAGAAGCAGTCACGGCTGCTGGCGGACGCGGAGATCAAGGCATTGCATGCGCAGATCAACCCGCACTTTTTGTTCAACGCCCTAAATACGATCGTCTCGTTCATTCGCTTCCGTCCCGAGCAAGCGCGCGAGCTGCTCATCCACCTGGGGGAGTACTTCCGCCGCAACCTGCACGACTCCGGCGGCTACGTGAGCCTGGCGGAGGAGCTCGAGCACATCGAGGCGTACCTGGCGATCGAGCGCGCGCGCTTCGGAGAAAAGCTGCAGGTGAAGTACGACATCGAAGCCGGGGTGGAGCGGTTTGTCGTACCGGGCTTGATCCTGCAGCCATTGGTCGAGAATGCCGTCAAGCACGGGCTTTTGCCGAAACGCGAGGGGGGAACGGTCGCGATCAGGGCCAGGCGCACGGATGGACGAACGCTGGAGCTGACGGTCGCGGACGACGGCGTGGGGATGGACAAGGATCCTTTTGTCCCCGCACAGGATCGGACTGAAGGCAAGAGGCGGCTGTCCGGGATCGGCTTGTCCAATGTGAAGAGCCGTCTGCAATCGGTATACGGCCAACCGTACGGAATTGTCATCGAAAGCGTACCGGGCGAAGGAACGACCTGTGTCATCACATTGCCAGTAGGAGTGAATGCCGATGCTAAAAGTGTTCATCGTGGATGA